A DNA window from Fibrobacter sp. UWR3 contains the following coding sequences:
- a CDS encoding toxin-antitoxin system YwqK family antitoxin, which yields MENGILKTSYPNGNPKLECPIVDGKRNGLCILYYENGNICRKAMFKDDLLDGVEETYHDNGKLRCKILFQQGRPVNGNVVVFDEKGKPALTEFWSNCRCKAFDSQDRLILEYGLFSTSYEGLYKSYFPNGNIKVSCEYSQGKIEGSYKSFYENGCVREEVFFRNGMRDGLEKRFYDTGDIMFETPYTNDKIEGIQKKYNRNGHLIYECPYKNNEKHGTEKFFYDNGRIRIETQLKNGRPEGFEREYYESGALNWTSSFKYGHRDGLQNEFYESGALKRSRFFKNGLMYGHEYTYTESGTTILDCTYYAGALIGDEKQFYENGQLRTCRPYNYGVVADGIVEVYSENGNVLEQEHWENGLCSVFFENGNIKKIFGLKNGAYAGVFKGYFENGQIARECFFKGGSLDGERKDYFENGNLAFECTFKEGKKHGLLHVYYENGGLKEESLFLDDLILGPSKTYYEDGSLAQETFFGKYGLEDGAEHSYYRSGTMRSETFYIHGKKDGIEKYFFESGAMMSETPYRNGVPEGIAKEYKEDGTLEKETPYENGVKQGFEKIFSANGAVVRSTMYIDGDACGSHITQYYDDGSICREVDMNGFLPDGMEFVYHENGALQSKTQYKNGQIVDGKYEIFDENGILQESFICKNGIAKFYHESGCIKRQMYIFRDQFNGLCQEFDSEGNEICSSYYCDGVECESEEGFLDDTFEELADSVFFYYDRQRPDLDETSLKAFFREIYEWVMSLPEASKEYDDYAEILENLTDETISEELFVRRLVREFILRLRLPNESKIETELIKKVTERLKVNLPSTKCE from the coding sequence ATGGAAAATGGCATCTTAAAAACCAGCTACCCTAACGGAAATCCGAAACTTGAATGTCCAATAGTAGATGGCAAAAGAAACGGACTATGCATTCTCTACTATGAAAATGGAAATATTTGCCGCAAGGCGATGTTTAAGGACGATTTGCTTGATGGAGTTGAAGAAACTTACCATGACAATGGAAAGTTGCGCTGCAAAATTTTATTTCAACAAGGGCGCCCCGTAAATGGAAACGTTGTTGTTTTTGATGAAAAAGGGAAACCTGCTTTAACTGAATTTTGGTCAAATTGTCGATGCAAAGCGTTTGATTCTCAAGATAGATTAATTCTTGAATACGGGCTTTTCAGCACTAGCTATGAAGGCTTATATAAAAGTTATTTCCCAAATGGCAACATCAAGGTTTCTTGCGAATACAGCCAAGGCAAAATAGAAGGCTCATATAAGTCTTTTTATGAAAATGGATGCGTTCGAGAAGAAGTGTTTTTTAGGAACGGTATGCGGGATGGTTTAGAAAAGAGATTTTATGACACAGGCGATATAATGTTTGAAACGCCATATACGAACGACAAAATCGAAGGAATACAAAAGAAATACAACAGAAACGGGCATCTTATTTACGAATGTCCTTACAAGAACAACGAGAAACATGGTACAGAAAAATTCTTCTATGATAACGGAAGGATTCGGATTGAAACACAACTAAAAAACGGAAGGCCTGAAGGATTTGAACGAGAATACTACGAAAGTGGCGCACTAAATTGGACTTCCTCTTTCAAATACGGACATAGAGATGGATTACAAAACGAGTTTTATGAAAGTGGAGCCTTAAAACGGAGTCGTTTTTTCAAAAACGGTTTAATGTATGGCCACGAATACACCTATACAGAAAGTGGGACCACTATTCTCGATTGTACTTATTATGCAGGTGCGTTAATTGGAGACGAAAAGCAGTTTTATGAAAACGGGCAACTCCGGACATGCCGTCCATACAACTACGGTGTCGTTGCTGATGGAATTGTCGAGGTTTATAGCGAGAATGGAAACGTCCTAGAACAGGAACATTGGGAAAATGGTCTTTGCTCGGTCTTTTTTGAAAACGGGAACATCAAAAAAATATTCGGCCTAAAAAACGGTGCTTATGCGGGAGTATTCAAAGGATACTTTGAAAATGGACAGATTGCTCGTGAGTGTTTCTTCAAGGGCGGCTCTCTTGACGGAGAACGGAAGGACTATTTTGAAAACGGGAATTTAGCCTTTGAATGCACATTCAAGGAAGGCAAGAAACACGGTCTGCTGCATGTCTATTATGAAAATGGAGGTCTTAAGGAAGAAAGCCTGTTCTTAGACGATCTCATTCTTGGCCCGTCAAAAACATATTATGAAGACGGATCGCTGGCACAAGAAACTTTCTTTGGCAAATATGGTCTTGAGGACGGCGCAGAACATTCTTATTATAGAAGCGGAACCATGCGAAGCGAGACCTTTTATATTCACGGAAAAAAGGATGGCATTGAAAAATATTTCTTTGAATCCGGAGCCATGATGAGCGAAACTCCTTATCGTAATGGTGTTCCAGAAGGTATTGCGAAAGAATATAAAGAAGATGGTACTCTAGAAAAAGAGACCCCTTATGAAAATGGTGTCAAACAAGGTTTTGAAAAGATTTTTTCTGCCAACGGGGCTGTCGTAAGATCAACGATGTATATTGATGGTGATGCTTGTGGCTCTCATATTACACAATATTACGATGACGGCTCTATATGTCGTGAAGTTGACATGAATGGTTTCTTGCCTGATGGAATGGAGTTCGTCTATCACGAAAACGGAGCGTTACAATCTAAAACACAATATAAGAATGGACAAATCGTAGATGGCAAATACGAAATTTTTGACGAAAACGGAATTCTCCAAGAATCATTCATTTGCAAAAACGGAATAGCCAAATTTTATCATGAAAGTGGCTGTATAAAAAGACAGATGTATATATTTAGAGACCAATTTAACGGTCTATGCCAAGAATTTGATTCCGAAGGGAACGAAATTTGCTCTTCCTATTATTGCGATGGCGTAGAGTGCGAATCAGAAGAAGGCTTTTTAGACGACACATTCGAGGAATTGGCCGATTCAGTCTTCTTTTATTATGATAGACAAAGACCAGATTTGGATGAAACATCGTTAAAAGCATTCTTCCGAGAAATTTACGAATGGGTAATGTCACTTCCAGAGGCGTCTAAAGAATATGATGACTACGCCGAAATCCTAGAAAATCTCACCGATGAGACGATTTCCGAGGAACTTTTTGTTCGGCGACTTGTTCGTGAATTCATACTACGGTTGCGCTTACCGAACGAATCTAAAATTGAGACAGAGTTGATAAAGAAAGTGACGGAAAGGTTGAAAGTGAATTTGCCGTCTACAAAATGCGAGTGA
- a CDS encoding ATP-binding protein encodes MAILGRKKEIGELKQLYSSDKAEFVAVYGRRRVGKTFLIDEALKGSITFRHAGLSPVDETGASNNSKQQLQHFYQSLQLQGMKKSHCPKNWLEAFFMLEQFLQQRDDGKRQVIFLDELPWMDTPKSGFITALESFWNTWACHRQNLMLIVCGSANSWMLDNLVNNHGGLYGRTTYEIKLMPFTLSECEAFYKSQGIQMSRYDIAQANMILGGIPYYMTYLAKGKSLAQNIDTLFFDSNAKLKNEFSRLFASVFTRPEDMIRIVRFLSSRRNGFTRDDIAQNTQLSNNGDLSKQLNALTASDFIEKYFPFGESKRKPHYKLIDPFCLFYLRFVEGQKNIDPQFWMNNVDSAKINAWRGYAFEDLCFRHISQIKHALQIAGVTTTQSAWSLQGDDKQVGAQIDLIISRKDNVINLCEMKFYSEEFTISSDYHKTLVHRTNLLQQQVSRKTAVHNTLVTTYGLTYNAYSSDFMNTITLDDLFNT; translated from the coding sequence ATGGCGATTCTTGGTCGAAAAAAGGAAATTGGCGAACTGAAGCAACTGTATTCCAGCGACAAGGCCGAATTTGTCGCCGTTTATGGTCGCCGTCGCGTAGGCAAGACATTCCTTATAGACGAAGCTCTAAAAGGATCGATTACATTCCGCCACGCCGGACTCAGCCCGGTAGACGAAACAGGAGCATCAAACAATTCCAAGCAACAGCTTCAGCATTTCTACCAGTCGCTCCAGTTGCAGGGGATGAAAAAAAGCCATTGTCCCAAGAACTGGCTTGAAGCATTCTTTATGCTGGAACAGTTTCTCCAACAAAGGGATGATGGTAAAAGACAGGTCATCTTTTTAGACGAACTCCCCTGGATGGACACTCCCAAAAGCGGTTTCATAACCGCTTTGGAAAGTTTCTGGAACACTTGGGCATGCCATAGACAAAACCTGATGCTTATTGTTTGTGGCAGCGCCAATTCATGGATGCTAGACAATCTCGTCAATAACCATGGTGGTTTATATGGCAGAACCACTTACGAAATCAAGTTGATGCCGTTCACTCTATCCGAATGTGAGGCTTTCTATAAAAGTCAGGGTATTCAGATGTCGAGATACGATATAGCCCAGGCGAACATGATCCTTGGCGGCATTCCCTACTACATGACCTACTTGGCAAAAGGCAAAAGCCTCGCCCAGAATATCGATACGTTATTTTTTGATTCCAACGCCAAACTGAAAAACGAGTTTTCTCGTCTATTCGCATCCGTCTTCACTAGACCAGAAGATATGATTCGTATTGTCCGATTCCTATCGTCTCGTCGAAACGGTTTCACACGTGATGACATTGCTCAAAATACACAATTGTCCAACAATGGAGACTTATCCAAACAACTCAACGCCCTTACCGCTAGCGACTTTATCGAGAAATACTTTCCCTTTGGCGAAAGCAAACGAAAGCCTCATTACAAACTAATCGATCCTTTCTGCCTATTCTACCTGCGTTTCGTAGAAGGTCAAAAAAACATAGACCCGCAATTTTGGATGAATAACGTCGACTCTGCCAAGATAAACGCCTGGCGAGGCTACGCCTTTGAAGATTTGTGCTTTAGACACATAAGTCAAATAAAGCATGCTTTGCAGATTGCAGGGGTTACAACGACACAATCCGCATGGTCGTTACAGGGCGACGACAAACAGGTCGGAGCACAAATAGACCTTATCATATCTCGCAAGGACAACGTAATAAACCTGTGCGAAATGAAATTCTACAGCGAAGAATTCACCATATCTAGCGACTATCACAAGACTCTTGTCCACAGAACCAATCTCTTGCAGCAACAGGTATCTCGCAAAACAGCCGTCCACAATACACTCGTGACAACTTACGGACTCACCTATAATGCCTATTCTAGCGATTTCATGAATACTATCACGCTCGATGATTTGTTCAACACCTAA
- a CDS encoding IS1595 family transposase: MNDHVTISLYKILKKFPDNETARKFLERKRWGDTPTCPYCSYTHSVARTDKKLGFYRCNHCRKEYSVRTNSIFANSKVGLDKWVIAMYLMVTARKGVSSMQLSKELDITQKTAWFLCHRIRSAMGNGKYSGLLQGIVEMDETYVGGKEANKHNSKKLHEGRGSVGKTPVVGIVERGGRVRSFVTADTTQLTLQGLVALNVQKGAVVNTDEFRGYGDLSEKGYVHNRVNHSAKLYVDGKAYTNGIESVWSLVKRGFYGTFHKFTLEHLQRYVDEFDFRWNKGNCKVPTDERIDSLVCGCWGKTLNYRTLVA, from the coding sequence ATGAACGACCACGTAACCATCTCGCTCTACAAGATTCTCAAGAAGTTCCCCGACAACGAAACCGCCCGAAAGTTCCTTGAACGGAAGCGTTGGGGTGACACGCCCACCTGCCCGTATTGCAGTTACACACATTCCGTAGCAAGGACAGACAAGAAACTAGGCTTTTACCGTTGCAACCATTGTCGCAAGGAATACTCCGTAAGAACCAATTCCATATTCGCAAACTCCAAGGTAGGGCTAGACAAGTGGGTTATCGCTATGTACTTGATGGTCACGGCTCGCAAGGGTGTATCTAGTATGCAACTCTCCAAGGAACTTGATATAACGCAGAAGACCGCCTGGTTCCTGTGCCACCGCATCCGCTCCGCTATGGGCAACGGGAAATACAGCGGTCTGCTGCAAGGCATCGTGGAAATGGACGAAACATATGTGGGCGGTAAGGAAGCGAACAAGCACAACTCCAAGAAACTGCACGAAGGACGTGGCTCCGTGGGCAAGACTCCCGTGGTGGGCATCGTGGAGCGGGGCGGTCGTGTCCGTTCGTTCGTCACCGCAGACACCACCCAACTCACCTTGCAGGGTTTGGTCGCCTTGAACGTCCAAAAGGGTGCTGTCGTCAATACAGATGAATTTAGGGGATATGGCGACCTGTCCGAAAAGGGGTATGTCCACAACAGGGTGAACCACTCCGCTAAACTCTACGTGGACGGCAAGGCATATACGAACGGCATAGAGAGCGTGTGGAGCCTTGTCAAGCGTGGGTTCTACGGCACGTTCCACAAGTTCACCTTGGAGCACCTGCAACGCTATGTGGACGAGTTTGACTTCCGATGGAACAAGGGGAACTGCAAGGTGCCCACGGACGAGCGCATAGACTCACTTGTGTGTGGTTGTTGGGGCAAGACTTTGAACTATAGGACACTTGTTGCGTAG
- a CDS encoding DEAD/DEAH box helicase yields MADKFKPGDLVVIVNDNKRGTILEKRMVGSSVRWKVFVNQQEQPIIKEEFLELESTESLDDKFQNGDFLGLAELKRILSFIRIKGDVTNIYYSMGNRATEFLAHQFKPVFKFIESTAGKLLIADEVGLGKTIEAMYIWEELIARENSRRLLIVCPAALCEKWKKDISRFFSKEATIVDAKELLENFEETERIPNEKRFLLITSIEGIRFKEKDDDQNPSRRKDSKEKINDILKRMDSSFNPLLDLVVFDEAHNARNSETANYHTTMALRKNANHVLLLSATPIQTESSNLFNLLKILDSDVFFDKRTFEYQLEEGQNYIKLSNGLRNKIPETNIRDLLLKIKDGPTYKSNPSFVDAFEKDLRGIIADNQERMRYYELFAQKVFYSNYVTRTRKCDAFENLRKRNPIQYPFALSEYERSVYTKVTEALQELASFAQESLTTFRIIGRQRQMASCLPATISSWRSLVDSFFSYDSNGEILLEDGERSLKGEDDLINAHPDIYEIIINNGFDYERLRCEDSKYKATLECIRNQQEKYPGSKIVLFSFYRSTIKYLEERFKEDGIYCISMMGGITQNKAEVIDVFKNDLSITILLSTEVGAEGLDLQFCDTEINYDLPWNPMKLEQRIGRIDRIGQKSEKINIINMYCEDSVEDRVLQKLYERIDIFESSIGDLDEILGEPIRDIALILMNKNLTEIEKKGNYIQCSTRYVV; encoded by the coding sequence ATGGCCGACAAGTTTAAACCTGGTGACTTGGTTGTTATTGTCAATGACAACAAAAGAGGAACTATTCTAGAAAAAAGAATGGTCGGCTCTAGTGTGAGATGGAAGGTGTTCGTAAATCAGCAAGAACAACCAATTATTAAAGAAGAATTTCTTGAACTTGAGTCGACAGAATCTTTGGATGACAAATTTCAAAATGGTGATTTTCTTGGTCTTGCCGAACTTAAGCGAATTTTATCATTCATTCGAATAAAGGGTGATGTGACGAATATTTACTACTCTATGGGAAATAGAGCAACTGAGTTTCTAGCACATCAGTTCAAACCTGTTTTTAAGTTTATTGAATCTACAGCGGGAAAACTCTTAATTGCAGACGAGGTTGGTCTCGGTAAAACTATTGAAGCAATGTATATTTGGGAGGAATTAATTGCTCGTGAAAATAGCCGACGATTATTAATTGTTTGTCCTGCAGCATTGTGCGAAAAATGGAAAAAAGACATTTCTAGATTCTTCTCAAAGGAAGCGACAATTGTTGATGCAAAAGAGCTATTAGAAAATTTTGAAGAAACAGAGCGAATTCCAAACGAAAAAAGATTTTTACTGATTACAAGTATTGAAGGAATTCGCTTTAAAGAAAAAGATGATGACCAAAATCCATCTCGTAGAAAAGATTCCAAAGAAAAAATAAATGATATACTAAAGAGAATGGATAGTTCGTTTAATCCTTTATTAGATTTGGTTGTTTTTGATGAAGCTCATAATGCAAGGAACAGCGAGACTGCTAATTATCATACGACAATGGCTCTTAGAAAAAATGCAAATCATGTTTTGCTATTGTCGGCAACACCTATACAAACAGAATCGTCGAACCTGTTTAACCTTTTAAAAATCCTAGATTCCGATGTTTTCTTTGATAAAAGAACATTTGAATATCAATTGGAGGAAGGGCAGAATTATATAAAACTCTCCAATGGATTAAGAAATAAAATTCCGGAGACGAATATTCGAGATTTATTGTTGAAGATAAAAGATGGGCCTACATACAAAAGTAATCCTTCTTTTGTTGATGCGTTTGAAAAGGATTTGAGGGGAATAATAGCTGACAATCAAGAACGCATGAGGTATTATGAACTCTTTGCGCAAAAGGTATTTTATTCAAATTATGTGACAAGAACTAGAAAATGTGATGCGTTTGAAAATCTTCGCAAACGTAACCCCATTCAATATCCATTTGCTCTTAGTGAATATGAACGTTCTGTTTATACGAAAGTGACAGAGGCTTTGCAGGAATTGGCATCATTTGCACAAGAAAGTCTTACCACTTTTAGGATTATTGGACGCCAAAGACAAATGGCAAGCTGCCTGCCGGCAACGATTTCGTCGTGGAGATCGTTGGTTGATAGCTTTTTTAGCTATGATTCCAATGGAGAAATTCTGCTTGAAGATGGTGAACGTTCGTTAAAGGGGGAAGACGACTTAATTAATGCTCATCCAGATATTTATGAAATCATAATCAATAATGGATTTGATTATGAAAGATTGAGATGTGAAGATTCGAAATATAAAGCAACACTAGAATGTATTCGAAATCAACAGGAAAAGTATCCCGGTTCAAAAATAGTTCTTTTCTCTTTTTACAGGAGCACGATAAAATATCTTGAGGAACGATTTAAGGAAGACGGAATTTATTGCATCAGTATGATGGGCGGGATAACTCAAAATAAAGCAGAGGTGATTGATGTATTTAAAAATGATTTGTCTATAACGATTCTTCTCTCAACAGAAGTTGGAGCGGAAGGTCTTGACTTGCAATTCTGTGATACGGAAATAAATTACGATCTCCCATGGAATCCAATGAAATTGGAACAAAGAATTGGCCGTATTGATAGAATTGGGCAGAAGTCCGAAAAAATAAATATCATTAATATGTATTGCGAAGACAGCGTAGAAGATAGGGTGTTGCAAAAACTATATGAACGCATTGATATATTTGAAAGTTCCATCGGAGATTTAGATGAGATTCTAGGTGAACCGATTAGAGATATTGCTCTTATTTTGATGAACAAAAATTTGACAGAAATCGAAAAAAAAGGGAATTATATACAATGTTCCACCCGATACGTGGTGTAG